A window of the Vibrio ostreae genome harbors these coding sequences:
- a CDS encoding aldo/keto reductase, which yields MKKIGQLTSRAVGLGCMNLSHAYGPATPAREASALLNQALDLGYDHLDTATLYGAGANETLLGQAVMHRRDEFLLASKCGMYIDPQGTKQISGDPALIRRQCEDSLRRLNTDVIDLYYLHRWDKTIPIEETVGELSRLVEEGKIREIGLSEVSATTLRKAHAVHPIGAVQSEYSLWTRNPEIALLDACRELNVTLVAFSPLGRGMLTGTLRDSQALADKDIRRAMPRFAERNFARNLSLIDGLQQQLDVWHAEGKLDINLAQLALAWLNSQQVELVSIPGTTNLDHLAQNIAASEVILSADMVAALDDLINHNRVAGPRYNAATQTEIDTEEF from the coding sequence ATGAAAAAGATCGGACAACTGACCAGTCGTGCCGTCGGGTTAGGCTGCATGAACCTCTCACATGCTTACGGACCGGCGACACCAGCTCGAGAAGCTTCAGCCCTGCTTAACCAGGCGCTGGACTTGGGCTATGACCATCTCGACACCGCAACCTTATACGGCGCAGGTGCCAACGAGACTCTACTGGGCCAGGCCGTCATGCACCGACGGGATGAATTTTTGCTGGCCAGTAAATGCGGTATGTATATCGACCCACAGGGAACCAAACAGATCAGTGGTGACCCGGCTTTGATCCGCCGTCAGTGTGAAGACAGTCTGCGCCGCCTCAATACCGATGTGATTGATCTCTACTACCTGCATCGCTGGGATAAAACCATCCCGATAGAAGAAACGGTCGGTGAACTGAGCCGTCTGGTCGAAGAAGGCAAAATTCGTGAAATCGGTTTGTCCGAAGTCTCTGCCACCACATTGCGTAAAGCGCATGCGGTGCATCCTATTGGCGCGGTCCAGAGTGAATATTCACTCTGGACCCGTAATCCGGAAATCGCTCTGCTTGACGCGTGCCGCGAGCTAAATGTCACCCTGGTGGCATTCAGTCCGCTGGGACGCGGCATGCTGACCGGAACCCTGCGCGACAGTCAGGCTCTGGCCGACAAAGATATCCGCCGTGCGATGCCGCGCTTCGCCGAGCGCAACTTCGCCCGTAATCTGAGCCTGATTGACGGTCTGCAACAACAACTCGATGTCTGGCATGCAGAAGGAAAACTGGATATCAACCTGGCGCAGTTAGCTCTGGCCTGGCTCAACAGTCAGCAGGTCGAGCTGGTTTCCATTCCGGGCACCACCAACCTTGACCATCTGGCGCAAAACATCGCTGCCAGTGAAGTGATCCTCAGTGCTGACATGGTTGCCGCGCTGGATGATCTCATCAACCACAACCGGGTGGCCGGACCGCGCTATAACGCCGCCACCCAGACGGAGATTGATACCGAAGAATTTTAA
- a CDS encoding SDR family oxidoreductase, whose translation MNIGSSLVLITSASSLLGGTLALHFARLGASVVLCDTDSAGLEETRKRCQDISGHIRAYPLSDYGLPSIQAMLDDIERHYQTVPDVLINNWPNAALPALTDHQPTERFIEKLALMAASMFTFGQVCSERMRKHNTKGVIVNVLSYNSPQDMPGIENATSMVSGFTQSWARDLTPFNIRVGGVVPMISANDETAHWAEVNDELIRNTEYIVANEYFSGRVMSA comes from the coding sequence ATGAATATTGGAAGTTCACTGGTGTTGATTACTTCAGCAAGCTCACTGCTTGGCGGTACACTGGCGCTGCATTTTGCCCGACTTGGCGCAAGCGTAGTGCTGTGTGATACCGATAGTGCCGGGCTGGAAGAGACTCGTAAGCGTTGTCAGGACATCAGCGGACATATTCGGGCCTATCCGTTAAGCGATTATGGCTTACCCAGTATTCAGGCCATGCTGGATGACATTGAACGGCATTATCAAACCGTACCGGATGTGCTGATCAACAACTGGCCCAACGCTGCGCTTCCTGCGTTAACCGACCACCAACCAACCGAGCGTTTTATCGAGAAACTGGCCTTGATGGCGGCGTCGATGTTCACGTTTGGTCAAGTCTGTTCGGAAAGAATGCGCAAACATAACACCAAAGGCGTCATCGTCAATGTGCTGTCCTACAACTCCCCCCAGGATATGCCGGGGATTGAAAACGCGACCTCGATGGTATCCGGCTTTACCCAGAGCTGGGCCAGAGATCTGACTCCGTTTAATATCCGGGTAGGCGGCGTGGTGCCGATGATTTCAGCCAACGACGAAACCGCCCACTGGGCTGAGGTCAATGATGAGCTGATTCGCAATACGGAATACATTGTCGCCAATGAGTATTTCAGTGGCCGGGTGATGTCAGCCTGA
- a CDS encoding Grx4 family monothiol glutaredoxin, whose translation METIDKIKQQISENAILLYMKGSPKLPSCGFSSQASQALMACGEKFAYVDILQNPDIRAELPVYAQWPTFPQLWVEGELIGGCDIIIEMFQKGELQPLIKEAAARAASSED comes from the coding sequence ATGGAAACCATCGATAAAATCAAACAGCAAATTTCAGAGAACGCGATCCTTCTGTACATGAAAGGTTCACCTAAGCTACCTAGCTGTGGTTTCTCTTCTCAGGCATCTCAGGCTCTGATGGCTTGTGGTGAAAAATTTGCTTACGTTGATATCCTGCAAAATCCTGACATCCGCGCTGAACTGCCAGTTTACGCTCAATGGCCAACTTTCCCGCAGCTGTGGGTTGAAGGCGAGCTGATTGGTGGTTGTGACATCATCATTGAGATGTTCCAGAAGGGCGAACTTCAGCCACTGATCAAAGAAGCTGCCGCACGCGCAGCGAGCAGCGAAGACTGA
- a CDS encoding TRAP transporter small permease encodes MTACRNFINQIAKAMHVLSGVLLISMMLVTLIDVLTRTLYGLSDGAIALTFIGGVELIKYGLLFTILFTLPQSVGDAQVVVDLFTDRMSERAKIYLESFYLLGFALLGAGMTYRFYDAIESAILSGETTQDLMIPMPWVYRIVVFATAMLTLRCLLLIWELIRSHHRNQDTTTEAHATSLPHSNQQHKEVM; translated from the coding sequence ATGACTGCATGCAGAAATTTTATCAATCAGATAGCAAAAGCCATGCACGTGCTGAGCGGTGTACTGCTGATAAGCATGATGCTGGTGACATTGATTGATGTCCTGACCCGTACCCTGTATGGCCTCAGTGACGGTGCGATTGCGCTGACCTTTATCGGCGGTGTTGAGCTGATCAAATACGGCCTGTTGTTTACCATTTTATTTACCCTGCCTCAGTCGGTCGGTGATGCTCAGGTAGTGGTCGATCTGTTTACCGATCGCATGTCCGAGCGGGCAAAAATCTATCTCGAATCCTTCTACCTGCTTGGTTTTGCTCTGCTTGGCGCCGGTATGACCTACCGTTTTTACGATGCCATTGAGAGCGCCATCCTGAGTGGTGAAACCACCCAGGATCTCATGATCCCAATGCCATGGGTTTATCGCATAGTGGTGTTCGCGACCGCCATGCTGACCCTGCGCTGCCTGCTGCTGATCTGGGAACTGATCCGCTCTCATCATCGCAACCAGGACACAACCACTGAAGCGCATGCAACGTCGCTTCCCCACTCGAATCAACAGCATAAAGAGGTGATGTAA
- a CDS encoding TRAP transporter large permease subunit — protein MDAPMIGFICIAIMLIMIAFRAPIALSMAVTGFVGFASIVAFQPAVAILDSAPFDALSNYSFSPIPMFILMGVFASKARMSQELFNGAKTLFGSWRGGMALAAVTSCGIFSAISGSSLATAASMSRVALPEMKRNGYSVSLATGTLAAGGTLGIMIPPSIALLLYALITEQSVGDMFIAGVIPGLLGLAFYCLAVAVTVWLFPHLATPGEKPP, from the coding sequence ATGGACGCGCCTATGATTGGTTTTATCTGCATCGCCATCATGTTGATCATGATAGCGTTTCGCGCCCCGATTGCGTTATCAATGGCAGTCACCGGTTTTGTCGGCTTTGCCTCGATCGTTGCGTTTCAGCCCGCGGTGGCCATTTTAGACAGTGCCCCGTTTGATGCCCTATCCAACTACAGCTTCAGTCCGATTCCGATGTTCATTTTAATGGGCGTATTCGCTTCCAAAGCACGGATGTCACAAGAGCTGTTCAACGGTGCTAAGACCCTGTTCGGCTCCTGGCGTGGCGGAATGGCGCTGGCTGCGGTGACATCCTGCGGCATCTTTTCGGCCATTTCCGGTTCATCGCTGGCGACCGCGGCCAGTATGTCGCGTGTGGCACTGCCAGAAATGAAACGCAATGGCTATTCGGTCTCACTGGCGACAGGTACTCTGGCAGCCGGCGGTACGCTGGGCATTATGATCCCACCTTCAATTGCTCTGCTGCTGTACGCCCTGATCACCGAACAGTCGGTCGGTGATATGTTTATCGCGGGAGTCATTCCTGGCCTGCTTGGATTGGCGTTTTACTGCCTGGCCGTTGCGGTCACCGTATGGCTGTTCCCTCATCTGGCCACGCCAGGGGAAAAACCACCCTGA
- a CDS encoding MlaA family lipoprotein, translating to MLSRLTRIFSLSVLMILVGCSSAPDDAANADSDVNDPLEGFNRAMWTVNYDYLDPYVVRPVSLAYVDYVPSPVRTGLSNFLSNLDEPASMINNLLMGNGKKALDHFNRFWLNSTFGLLGLIDIASEAGISKHEEKAFSDAVGHYGVGNGPYVMAPGYGPLTVRETTDLVDSTYAPLSYLNIWASIGKWAIQGMENRAALVSQEAMLDNSPDPYALTREVYLQRRDFKAEIEQPEYNPEEEEYLDDYLDEGF from the coding sequence ATGCTGAGCCGTTTAACACGGATTTTTTCCCTATCCGTATTGATGATTCTGGTCGGGTGCAGTTCAGCGCCCGATGATGCCGCTAACGCGGACTCCGACGTAAATGATCCACTGGAAGGATTTAACCGTGCCATGTGGACGGTGAACTACGATTATCTTGACCCGTACGTGGTACGTCCGGTATCGCTGGCGTATGTTGATTATGTACCTTCACCGGTGCGCACTGGCCTGTCCAACTTTCTCTCCAACCTTGATGAGCCAGCCAGCATGATCAACAACCTGTTGATGGGTAATGGTAAAAAAGCGCTCGATCATTTTAACCGCTTCTGGCTCAACTCCACGTTTGGTCTGCTGGGCCTGATTGATATCGCGTCTGAGGCCGGGATCAGTAAGCATGAAGAGAAGGCGTTCAGTGATGCGGTCGGACATTACGGTGTCGGTAACGGCCCTTATGTGATGGCGCCGGGTTATGGTCCGTTGACCGTGCGGGAAACCACCGATCTGGTTGACAGCACTTATGCCCCGTTATCTTATCTCAATATCTGGGCCAGTATCGGTAAATGGGCGATTCAAGGCATGGAAAACCGTGCTGCGCTGGTGTCGCAGGAAGCGATGCTGGACAATTCTCCGGATCCTTATGCGCTGACACGCGAGGTTTATCTGCAGCGCCGTGACTTCAAAGCCGAAATCGAACAACCTGAATATAATCCGGAAGAAGAAGAGTATCTCGACGACTACCTCGACGAAGGTTTCTGA
- a CDS encoding type 2 periplasmic-binding domain-containing protein: MPAPDSYQSLQRGVIDGVALPWEGAKVFKINEQANNHTDLGGLYSLAFVVTMNKNVYNRLAPELKAVIDKNSGMSWSLKAGETFDALDSQGMAEAKQKGQQITTISPDHFNSEWKPVLDSVTQQYLDDLEAKGLPAKAVYQRALALSAGSCTNPV; encoded by the coding sequence ATGCCGGCACCGGACTCTTACCAGTCACTGCAACGTGGCGTGATTGACGGGGTCGCCCTGCCTTGGGAAGGGGCAAAAGTATTTAAAATCAATGAACAGGCGAATAACCACACCGATCTGGGTGGCCTGTATTCGCTCGCTTTCGTTGTGACCATGAATAAAAACGTCTACAACCGCCTGGCACCGGAACTGAAAGCCGTGATTGATAAAAACTCCGGCATGTCGTGGTCATTAAAAGCGGGTGAAACGTTCGATGCACTCGATAGCCAGGGCATGGCCGAGGCCAAACAAAAAGGCCAGCAGATCACCACCATCAGCCCTGATCACTTCAACAGCGAGTGGAAACCGGTACTGGATAGTGTTACTCAGCAGTACCTGGATGATCTCGAAGCCAAAGGCTTACCAGCCAAAGCGGTTTATCAGCGTGCCCTGGCGTTGTCTGCCGGCAGCTGCACGAATCCGGTTTAA
- a CDS encoding DNA topoisomerase III translates to MSRLFIAEKPSLGRAIADALPKPHKKDQGFIRCANGDVVTWCIGHLLEQVEPDAYDERYKKWNLADLPIVPEQWQLRARKSASKQLSVVRKLLKDASQIVHAGDPDREGQLLVDEVIDYCKVSKGKKETMERLLISDLNLPAVKRALSSMRSNREFIPLSVSALARSRADWLYGMNMSRAYTLLGQKAGYQGVLSVGRVQTPVLGLVVRRDEEIEQFVPKDYFTLDALIPYQDSSGAFDIRARWQPSEACKPWQDEEGRVLNRKLVENVAGRIAGQPAKVLESEQNQTKQSAPLPYSLSALQIDAAKRFNLSAQQVLDICQALYEKHKLITYPRSDCRYLPKEHFAQAGAVTAAIAHNASELTSAVSGADLSRKSKAWNDAKVDAHHAIIPTPKQASVNALSAQEMKVYQLIARQYLIQFYPPALYAEAKLVFDIAGGTFIAKGRQLLSAGWKALTGHKDEQDEGVDTVPPLPVGTVLTCREGEIKDRKTEPPRYFTEASLLQAMTGIARFVADKELKKILRDTDGLGTEATRAGILDTLFKRQLLKREGKLIKSSAAGRGLIHALPQESTYPDMTAHWEHQLQAMAERGQAYQPFMQALQQQIETLMQQVKTGPVPDSLRALPAVEKPTFKRKRRSFKTKPKGQA, encoded by the coding sequence ATGAGCCGTTTATTTATTGCAGAAAAACCCAGCTTAGGCAGAGCGATTGCCGACGCATTACCCAAACCGCATAAAAAGGATCAAGGTTTTATTCGCTGCGCCAACGGTGATGTGGTGACCTGGTGTATTGGCCATCTGCTCGAACAGGTCGAGCCTGATGCTTATGATGAACGCTACAAGAAGTGGAATCTGGCTGATCTGCCCATCGTGCCCGAGCAGTGGCAACTGAGAGCGAGAAAATCAGCCAGTAAGCAATTGAGTGTGGTGCGTAAACTGCTGAAAGACGCCAGTCAGATCGTTCATGCCGGCGACCCGGACCGTGAAGGACAGTTGCTGGTGGATGAGGTGATTGATTACTGCAAAGTCAGCAAAGGCAAAAAAGAGACGATGGAGCGTCTGCTGATCAGCGACTTGAACTTACCGGCAGTAAAAAGAGCGCTGTCATCGATGCGCAGTAACCGCGAGTTTATTCCGTTGTCGGTTTCGGCATTAGCACGTTCACGCGCCGACTGGTTGTACGGGATGAATATGTCCCGTGCCTATACCCTGCTCGGCCAGAAGGCGGGTTATCAGGGCGTGTTGTCGGTCGGTCGGGTGCAAACGCCGGTGTTAGGGCTGGTGGTGCGGCGTGATGAAGAAATTGAGCAGTTTGTGCCGAAAGATTACTTTACCCTGGATGCGTTGATCCCTTACCAAGACAGCAGTGGGGCGTTTGATATCCGTGCGCGCTGGCAGCCGAGTGAAGCGTGCAAACCCTGGCAGGATGAAGAAGGGCGGGTGCTCAACCGTAAGCTGGTGGAAAATGTGGCCGGGCGGATTGCCGGCCAGCCAGCCAAGGTGCTTGAATCCGAGCAGAATCAGACCAAACAGTCAGCGCCGTTGCCTTATTCCTTATCCGCGCTGCAGATTGATGCGGCGAAACGGTTTAATCTCAGTGCCCAGCAGGTACTGGACATCTGTCAGGCGTTGTACGAGAAACATAAGCTGATTACTTATCCGCGTTCCGATTGTCGTTACCTGCCCAAAGAGCATTTTGCCCAGGCAGGAGCGGTGACGGCGGCAATTGCACACAATGCCAGTGAACTGACCAGTGCGGTGAGTGGTGCCGATTTAAGCCGCAAATCCAAAGCTTGGAATGATGCCAAGGTGGATGCCCACCACGCGATTATTCCCACGCCGAAGCAGGCATCCGTCAATGCGTTGTCGGCTCAGGAAATGAAAGTCTACCAACTGATTGCCCGTCAGTATCTGATTCAGTTCTATCCGCCTGCGCTTTACGCCGAAGCGAAACTGGTGTTCGATATTGCCGGTGGCACCTTTATTGCCAAAGGGCGCCAGTTGCTCTCCGCCGGTTGGAAAGCCCTGACCGGACACAAAGATGAGCAGGATGAAGGCGTCGATACCGTTCCGCCGTTGCCGGTTGGCACTGTGCTGACCTGTCGTGAAGGGGAAATTAAGGATCGTAAAACCGAGCCGCCGCGTTATTTTACCGAAGCGTCTCTGCTGCAGGCCATGACCGGGATCGCTCGCTTTGTGGCCGATAAAGAGCTGAAGAAAATTCTGCGTGATACCGATGGGCTCGGGACAGAGGCGACCCGGGCCGGGATCCTTGATACCTTATTCAAGCGTCAGCTACTCAAACGCGAAGGTAAGTTGATTAAAAGCTCTGCGGCCGGACGCGGTCTGATTCATGCCTTACCGCAAGAATCAACCTATCCGGATATGACGGCCCACTGGGAGCACCAGTTGCAGGCTATGGCTGAACGCGGCCAGGCTTATCAGCCGTTTATGCAGGCATTGCAGCAACAAATTGAAACGCTGATGCAGCAGGTGAAAACCGGCCCGGTTCCGGACTCACTGCGCGCGTTACCTGCGGTTGAAAAGCCGACGTTTAAACGTAAACGACGCAGCTTTAAAACGAAGCCGAAAGGCCAGGCGTAA
- a CDS encoding type 2 periplasmic-binding domain-containing protein, producing the protein MMKKITTLTACTIGTLLAAASAQAADVNLRFGHFWPAVSAIHTDLFQAWADQVEQDSNGRINVDIYASSTLAKAPAQYDAVSHQILDMTATVQGYTANRFPLTQIVELPGVVKSAVQGSCVIEHLYTEGLIASEYKDTRPLFMFTHGPGLLHTKDKKVETPQDLANLRIRRPTSVVAGLLEKTQCPTGRHAGTGLLPVTATWRD; encoded by the coding sequence ATGATGAAAAAGATAACCACCCTGACTGCCTGCACAATCGGCACTTTACTCGCGGCTGCATCAGCTCAGGCTGCGGACGTGAACCTGCGCTTTGGTCATTTCTGGCCAGCGGTGTCGGCAATACACACTGATCTGTTCCAGGCTTGGGCTGACCAGGTCGAACAGGACTCCAATGGCCGGATCAACGTCGATATCTACGCCAGTTCCACTCTGGCCAAAGCTCCGGCGCAATACGACGCCGTCAGTCACCAGATTCTTGATATGACCGCTACGGTGCAAGGCTATACCGCCAACCGCTTTCCGCTTACCCAGATCGTCGAGTTGCCCGGCGTAGTCAAAAGCGCCGTGCAGGGATCTTGTGTGATTGAACATCTTTACACCGAAGGTCTGATCGCATCCGAATACAAAGATACCCGACCGCTGTTCATGTTTACCCATGGTCCGGGCCTGCTGCATACCAAAGACAAAAAAGTCGAAACACCACAAGATCTGGCCAACCTGCGTATCCGTCGTCCGACTTCAGTCGTCGCCGGTTTACTGGAAAAAACTCAATGCCCTACCGGTCGGCATGCCGGCACCGGACTCTTACCAGTCACTGCAACGTGGCGTGATTGA
- the sodB gene encoding superoxide dismutase [Fe], whose translation MAFELPALPYAKDALEPHISAETLDYHHGKHHNTYVVKLNGLIPGTEFEGKTLEEIIKTSTGGVFNNAAQIWNHTFYWHCLSPNGGGEPTGAVADAINAAFGSFEEFKAKFTEAAINNFGSSWTWLVKKADGSLAIENTSNAGTPITEAGTTPLLTVDLWEHAYYIDYRNVRPDYMNGFWALVNWEFVAANLAK comes from the coding sequence ATGGCATTTGAACTACCAGCTCTTCCTTACGCAAAAGATGCACTGGAACCACACATCTCTGCAGAAACTCTGGACTACCACCACGGTAAACACCACAACACTTACGTGGTTAAGCTGAACGGTCTGATCCCAGGTACTGAGTTTGAAGGTAAAACTCTGGAAGAGATCATCAAAACGTCTACTGGCGGCGTGTTCAACAACGCAGCTCAGATCTGGAACCACACTTTCTACTGGCACTGCCTGTCTCCAAACGGCGGCGGCGAACCAACTGGCGCAGTAGCTGATGCTATCAACGCTGCATTTGGTTCTTTCGAAGAGTTCAAAGCGAAGTTCACTGAAGCAGCAATCAACAACTTCGGTTCTTCTTGGACTTGGCTGGTTAAGAAAGCGGACGGCTCTCTGGCTATCGAAAACACGTCTAACGCAGGCACTCCAATCACTGAAGCGGGTACGACTCCGCTGCTGACTGTTGACCTGTGGGAACACGCTTACTACATCGATTACCGCAACGTGCGTCCAGACTACATGAACGGTTTCTGGGCTCTGGTTAACTGGGAATTCGTAGCAGCGAACCTAGCGAAGTAA
- the pobA gene encoding 4-hydroxybenzoate 3-monooxygenase, translated as MKTLQTKVAIIGSGPSGLLLGQLLHKQGIDNIIIERSSAQHVQDRIRAGILEQGFVELLQQAGCEQRLEQEGLVHHGIYISVEGKKTHVNLTKLTDGKVVTCYGQTEVTRDLMQARQASAQTSFYSAPVNQIHNSPQSKARVCFEMDGEPYQIECDFIAGCDGYHGVSRPSIPQDIRTEYERIYPFGWLGLLADTPPVCDELIYCKHSRGFALASQRSETRSRYYLQVANSEKVEEWSDERFWQELKLRLPAEEAAKLQTGPSIEKSIAPLRSFVCEPMQHNNLFLVGDAAHIVPPTGAKGLNLAASDVAALYQVLSAYYAGQPRQVVEQYSDVCLRRVWNAERFSWWMTSMLHHFGEEHEDKRSFVEKMADSELEFYLHSESGMKLIAEQYVGLPYEQIKSVESEVKPHAVQVNS; from the coding sequence ATGAAAACGTTGCAAACCAAGGTGGCCATTATTGGCTCCGGACCTTCCGGACTATTACTGGGCCAACTGCTGCACAAGCAAGGCATCGATAACATCATTATCGAACGCAGCTCTGCACAACATGTGCAGGATCGGATCCGTGCCGGCATTCTTGAGCAGGGCTTCGTTGAGCTACTGCAGCAAGCAGGCTGCGAGCAACGTCTCGAGCAAGAAGGCCTAGTGCATCACGGTATTTACATCAGTGTAGAAGGCAAGAAGACTCACGTTAATCTAACAAAACTGACGGACGGCAAAGTCGTCACCTGCTACGGCCAGACCGAAGTGACCCGCGATCTGATGCAGGCCCGGCAAGCGTCGGCCCAAACCAGTTTTTATAGCGCGCCAGTGAACCAGATCCACAATTCGCCTCAAAGCAAAGCCCGTGTCTGCTTTGAAATGGACGGCGAACCGTACCAGATAGAATGTGATTTTATCGCTGGCTGCGACGGTTATCATGGTGTGTCACGTCCGAGTATTCCGCAAGACATCCGTACTGAATATGAACGGATTTATCCGTTTGGCTGGCTGGGTTTGCTTGCCGACACTCCCCCAGTGTGTGATGAGCTGATTTACTGCAAACACTCACGCGGCTTTGCCCTGGCCAGCCAGCGCTCGGAAACCCGTTCCCGTTATTATCTTCAGGTAGCAAACAGTGAAAAGGTCGAAGAGTGGAGCGATGAACGCTTCTGGCAGGAGCTGAAACTGCGCTTGCCGGCCGAAGAAGCCGCCAAGCTGCAAACCGGGCCCAGTATTGAAAAGAGCATCGCCCCGCTGCGCTCGTTCGTTTGTGAGCCGATGCAGCACAACAATCTGTTCCTGGTCGGTGATGCGGCGCACATCGTGCCGCCAACGGGCGCCAAAGGGCTGAATCTGGCCGCCTCAGATGTGGCTGCCCTGTATCAGGTGCTGAGTGCTTACTATGCAGGCCAGCCACGTCAGGTGGTGGAACAATATTCGGATGTTTGTCTGCGTCGCGTGTGGAATGCGGAACGCTTCTCCTGGTGGATGACCAGCATGCTGCATCACTTTGGTGAAGAACATGAGGATAAACGTTCATTTGTGGAAAAGATGGCCGATTCTGAACTGGAATTCTATCTGCACAGTGAATCTGGCATGAAGCTGATTGCCGAGCAGTACGTCGGCCTGCCTTACGAGCAGATTAAATCGGTTGAAAGCGAGGTAAAGCCACACGCCGTCCAGGTCAACAGCTAG
- a CDS encoding VC2046/SO_2500 family protein — translation MQVHTLDKAGIINELQFGRGISHAVEQGRRADFSLLLAMFSADVRDNTPVEQVEQPLTSDDILRKRFALQNPQALRNDQSSYAISARQADMFHHGGLASAKLAHYLQPEVLTYLPEDTQDLPEDVYLNLSGHERRHLAQKTAPSLIPADLYPQLNTAWRQDQIHAQV, via the coding sequence ATGCAAGTACACACCTTAGACAAAGCCGGTATTATTAACGAACTGCAGTTCGGCCGTGGCATCAGCCATGCCGTCGAGCAAGGACGTCGCGCCGACTTTTCTCTGCTGCTTGCGATGTTTTCAGCTGATGTGCGTGACAACACACCAGTCGAGCAGGTTGAACAACCGCTGACCAGCGATGATATTCTACGTAAACGCTTTGCCCTGCAGAACCCCCAGGCACTGCGTAATGATCAGAGTTCATACGCTATTTCAGCCCGTCAGGCGGACATGTTCCATCACGGCGGCCTGGCCAGTGCCAAACTTGCCCATTATCTGCAGCCGGAAGTACTGACCTATCTGCCTGAAGATACTCAGGATCTTCCTGAAGACGTTTACCTCAACCTATCTGGTCACGAACGGCGTCATCTGGCACAGAAAACGGCGCCAAGCCTTATCCCGGCGGATCTCTACCCGCAACTCAATACCGCCTGGCGTCAGGATCAGATTCACGCCCAGGTTTAA
- a CDS encoding TRAP transporter large permease subunit, with protein sequence MAVPSSGHARGKTTLMQKLAGLKGLLPFTAIFAFIIAGIYAGFFTPTEAAAIGAALTLAIALMRGMTWAMFVEAINETLSISAMIFFMIIGAEIFGFFLSVSRISYSLVDYVQSLNMSPYMVLFAVLMLFILMGCVMDSIAMLLLTVPVVFPLIQAAGFDPIWFGIVAVITVEVGLITPPVGMNVFVIKSLDKELNVTDIFKGVIPFILSDVVRLGLLIAFPSLALALL encoded by the coding sequence ATGGCTGTTCCCTCATCTGGCCACGCCAGGGGAAAAACCACCCTGATGCAAAAACTGGCCGGTCTGAAAGGACTGCTACCGTTCACTGCCATCTTTGCCTTTATCATCGCCGGGATTTACGCCGGGTTCTTTACCCCGACTGAAGCAGCGGCCATCGGCGCCGCACTCACCCTGGCGATTGCGCTGATGCGCGGTATGACCTGGGCCATGTTTGTTGAAGCGATTAACGAAACCTTATCTATCTCTGCGATGATTTTCTTTATGATCATCGGCGCTGAAATCTTCGGTTTCTTCCTGTCTGTGTCGCGCATTTCTTATTCTCTGGTCGACTATGTGCAAAGCCTCAACATGTCGCCTTACATGGTGCTATTTGCCGTACTGATGTTGTTTATTCTGATGGGCTGCGTCATGGACAGCATCGCTATGCTGCTGCTCACGGTTCCCGTGGTGTTTCCGTTGATTCAGGCGGCCGGTTTCGACCCTATCTGGTTTGGTATCGTGGCGGTGATTACCGTCGAAGTCGGCCTGATTACTCCGCCGGTCGGCATGAACGTATTTGTCATCAAGTCCTTGGATAAAGAGCTCAATGTCACCGATATCTTCAAAGGCGTCATACCTTTCATCCTGTCGGATGTTGTCCGGCTGGGCCTGTTGATCGCCTTTCCGTCACTGGCGCTAGCCTTACTATAA